A genome region from Pan troglodytes isolate AG18354 chromosome 3, NHGRI_mPanTro3-v2.0_pri, whole genome shotgun sequence includes the following:
- the NUDT6 gene encoding nucleoside diphosphate-linked moiety X motif 6 isoform X2 produces MWKFPGGLSEPEEDIGDTAVREVFEETGIKSEFRSILSIRQQHTNPGAFGKSDMYIICRLKPYSFTINFCQEECLRCEWMDLNDLAKTENTTPITSRVARLLLYGYREGFDKIDLTVEELPAVHTGLFYKLYHKELPENYKTMKGID; encoded by the exons ATGTGGAAGTTTCCAGGAGGCCTGTCAGAGCCTGAAGAAGATATTG GAGACACAGCAGTTCGAGAAGTTTTTGAAGAGACTGGTATAAAATCAGAATTCAGGTCCATCCTGAGTATTCGGCAACAGCACACAAATCCTGGAGCTTTTGGGAAGTCAGATATGTATATCATCTGCCGCCTAAAGCCATATTCATTCACCATAAATTTTTGCCAGGAAGAATGCTTAAGATGTGAGTGGATGGATCTCAATGACCTGGCGAAGACTGAAAATACAACTCCCATCACCAGCAGAGTTGCTAGGCTGCTGCTGTATGGGTACAGAGAAGGGTTTGACAAAATTGACCTGACTGTGGAAGAACTTCCAGCAGTTCACACAGGACTGTTTTATAAACTCTATCACAAGGAACTGCCAGAGAATTATAAAACTATGAAAGGAATTGATTAA